One window of Planifilum fulgidum genomic DNA carries:
- the thiC gene encoding phosphomethylpyrimidine synthase ThiC gives MSNDFRFPASKKVYIQGSRPDIRVPMREIRLSPTTGRFGERENPPVRVYDTSGPWTDPDVETDVRKGLPPLRRRWIERRGDVEEYEGRQPQPIDDGYSSKSESPSQPYPGLKRRPLRAKPGRAVTQMHYARRGIITPEMEFVAIRENVSPEFVREEVARGRAIIPANINHPESEPMIIGKNFLVKINANIGNSAVSSSIEEEVEKMRWATFWGADTVMDLSTGKNIHTTREWIIRNSPVPVGTVPIYQALEKVGGKPEELTWEIYRDTLIEQAEQGVDYFTIHAGVLLRYIPLTANRVTGIVSRGGSIMAAWCLAHHQENFLYTHFREICEILRTYDIAISLGDGLRPGSIADANDEAQFAELKTLGELTKIAWEYDVQVMVEGPGHIPMHKIRENVEIQQKICHEAPFYTLGPLTTDIAPGYDHITSAIGAAMIGWYGTAMLCYVTPKEHLGLPNKEDVKEGVIAYKIAAHAADLAKGHPGAQLRDDALSKARFEFRWTDQFNLSLDPERARAYHDETLPAEPAKTAHFCSMCGPKFCSMRISQDLREYAAKKGLTLEEAVETGLKEKAKEFRETGSRLYR, from the coding sequence ATGTCCAACGACTTCCGCTTTCCGGCGAGCAAAAAGGTGTACATCCAGGGATCCCGGCCGGACATCCGCGTGCCCATGCGCGAAATCCGGCTTTCACCGACCACCGGCCGGTTCGGGGAAAGGGAAAACCCTCCGGTCCGTGTCTACGACACCAGCGGCCCCTGGACCGATCCGGATGTGGAGACCGACGTCAGGAAGGGACTGCCCCCGCTCCGGCGCCGGTGGATCGAAAGGCGCGGAGATGTGGAGGAATACGAGGGAAGGCAACCGCAACCGATTGACGACGGGTATTCTTCGAAGTCCGAAAGTCCCTCTCAACCGTACCCCGGACTCAAGCGCCGACCGCTCCGGGCCAAACCGGGGCGCGCCGTGACACAGATGCATTACGCCCGCCGGGGGATCATCACTCCGGAGATGGAATTCGTGGCCATCCGGGAAAACGTCAGCCCCGAATTCGTTCGGGAAGAGGTGGCCCGGGGGCGGGCGATCATTCCGGCCAACATCAACCATCCCGAAAGCGAGCCGATGATCATCGGGAAAAATTTTCTCGTCAAGATCAACGCCAACATCGGAAACTCCGCCGTCTCCTCCTCCATCGAGGAAGAAGTGGAAAAAATGCGGTGGGCCACCTTCTGGGGTGCCGACACGGTCATGGACCTGTCGACGGGAAAAAACATCCACACCACCCGCGAATGGATCATCCGCAACTCGCCGGTCCCCGTGGGCACCGTCCCCATTTATCAGGCCCTGGAAAAGGTGGGGGGCAAACCGGAGGAGTTGACCTGGGAAATTTACCGGGACACCCTGATCGAACAGGCGGAACAGGGCGTGGATTACTTCACCATCCACGCCGGCGTCCTGCTCCGGTACATCCCGCTGACCGCCAACCGGGTGACCGGCATCGTCTCCCGGGGCGGTTCCATCATGGCCGCCTGGTGTCTGGCCCACCACCAGGAGAATTTCCTCTACACCCATTTCCGGGAGATCTGCGAAATCCTGCGGACATACGACATCGCCATCTCCCTGGGGGACGGCCTGCGGCCCGGTTCCATCGCCGACGCCAATGACGAGGCGCAGTTCGCCGAATTGAAAACCCTCGGGGAACTGACGAAAATCGCCTGGGAATACGATGTGCAGGTGATGGTCGAGGGACCCGGCCACATTCCGATGCACAAAATCCGGGAAAATGTGGAGATTCAGCAAAAAATCTGCCACGAAGCGCCCTTCTACACCCTCGGCCCCCTCACCACGGACATCGCCCCGGGTTACGACCACATCACCTCCGCCATCGGCGCGGCGATGATCGGCTGGTACGGCACCGCCATGCTCTGTTACGTCACGCCGAAGGAACACCTCGGGCTGCCCAACAAGGAAGATGTGAAGGAAGGGGTCATCGCCTACAAAATCGCCGCTCATGCCGCGGATCTGGCCAAGGGGCATCCCGGCGCCCAGCTTCGCGACGACGCCTTGTCCAAAGCCCGTTTTGAATTCCGCTGGACGGACCAATTCAATCTGTCCCTCGATCCGGAAAGAGCCAGGGCCTATCACGATGAAACCCTGCCGGCGGAACCGGCGAAAACCGCCCACTTCTGCTCCATGTGCGGCCCCAAGTTCTGCAGCATGCGCATCTCGCAGGACCTCCGGGAATACGCCGCGAAAAAGGGGCTCACCCTCGAAGAAGCCGTGGAAACCGGCTTGAAGGAAAAGGCCAAAGAGTTCCGCGAGACGGGCTCTCGCCTCTACCGGTGA